In Wolbachia endosymbiont of Spodoptera picta, a single window of DNA contains:
- the lipA gene encoding lipoyl synthase, with protein sequence MHSKPIWLRAKAPAGKIFNETLNTVKLHNLHTVCEEAACPNIGECWNKRHATVMILGSVCTRACAFCNVATGIPDKLDPHEPENLAKAIKKLNLKHVVITSVDRDDLPDGGANQFIRCIEEIRKITSETTIEILTPDFLNKKGAFEAIAIASPDVYNHNIETVPRLYAKIRPRARYFHSLYLLKMVKQINPKLFTKSGLMVGLGETKEEIFQVMDDLRRAEVDFITIGQYLQPTPKHVKVDRYVTPEEFEHYKYIAYSKGFLVVASSPLTRSSYHAEEDFNRLAAAKTST encoded by the coding sequence ATGCATAGTAAGCCTATATGGCTCAGAGCAAAAGCTCCAGCTGGTAAAATATTCAATGAAACCTTAAACACTGTTAAGCTACATAACTTACATACAGTATGCGAGGAAGCTGCGTGTCCAAATATTGGTGAATGTTGGAATAAACGTCATGCTACTGTGATGATTCTCGGTTCTGTTTGTACTCGTGCTTGTGCGTTTTGCAACGTTGCAACTGGCATTCCTGATAAGCTCGATCCTCATGAACCAGAAAATTTAGCAAAAGCAATAAAAAAGTTAAATTTAAAGCACGTTGTCATTACCTCTGTTGACCGTGACGATTTACCAGATGGTGGTGCAAATCAGTTTATAAGGTGTATAGAAGAAATTAGAAAGATAACTTCGGAAACAACAATAGAGATCCTCACTCCTGATTTTTTAAATAAGAAAGGAGCGTTTGAAGCAATAGCTATTGCATCACCTGATGTTTATAACCACAACATCGAAACAGTACCAAGGCTGTATGCAAAAATAAGACCAAGAGCTCGTTATTTTCATTCACTATATTTGCTAAAGATGGTGAAACAGATTAATCCTAAACTTTTTACGAAGTCAGGGCTTATGGTTGGTCTTGGAGAAACAAAAGAAGAAATCTTTCAGGTTATGGATGATTTACGTAGAGCCGAAGTTGACTTCATTACAATTGGTCAATATTTGCAACCAACTCCAAAGCATGTAAAGGTTGATAGATATGTTACCCCAGAAGAGTTTGAGCATTATAAATATATTGCTTATTCCAAAGGCTTTTTGGTAGTTGCATCAAGCCCATTAACGCGGTCATCGTACCACGCTGAAGAAGATTTTAACAGACTTGCTGCTGCTAAAACTTCAACCTAA
- the rpmB gene encoding 50S ribosomal protein L28 produces the protein MSRICELTNRKKSFGNKVSHSNRKTKRTFLLNLHKVTLTSNILDKKFSFRIATRTLRTIDYKGDLDAFLLNTKTIKLSKEAQKIKRRLKKVLAKQEVELAVSDA, from the coding sequence GTGAGTAGAATTTGTGAGTTAACAAATAGAAAAAAGTCTTTTGGTAATAAGGTATCGCATTCAAATCGTAAAACAAAGCGTACCTTTCTCTTAAATTTACATAAAGTTACATTGACGAGTAATATATTAGACAAAAAGTTTAGCTTTCGTATAGCAACAAGAACTTTAAGAACTATAGACTATAAAGGTGATCTTGATGCTTTCTTGCTCAATACAAAAACAATTAAACTAAGTAAAGAAGCACAAAAGATAAAAAGAAGATTAAAGAAAGTTTTAGCAAAACAAGAGGTAGAATTAGCTGTTTCAGATGCATAG
- a CDS encoding DUF721 domain-containing protein — MFKYSGPKKLKSIIENYALKCMKNKISKNEIRLILNWKSIVGEELAECTKPQKISYAQNVNSGVLYLLVTNSSKALEMQHMVSLVIEKITVFFGYKAVYGIKIKQGS, encoded by the coding sequence ATGTTTAAATATAGCGGGCCAAAGAAATTAAAATCTATAATAGAAAACTATGCATTAAAATGCATGAAAAATAAGATCAGCAAAAATGAAATACGTCTTATTTTAAACTGGAAAAGTATAGTTGGAGAGGAATTAGCAGAATGTACAAAACCACAAAAGATCTCATACGCACAAAACGTAAACTCTGGTGTGCTGTATCTGTTAGTAACAAATAGCAGTAAAGCATTAGAAATGCAGCATATGGTTTCTCTTGTAATAGAAAAAATTACAGTGTTTTTTGGCTATAAGGCAGTATATGGTATAAAAATCAAGCAAGGGAGTTGA
- the iscX gene encoding Fe-S cluster assembly protein IscX, with protein MKWLDIEDIAEALEEKFPNEDIISIRFTELKRKVLDLEEFDDDEKYCNEKILEAIQAASIAERS; from the coding sequence ATGAAATGGCTTGATATAGAAGATATTGCAGAAGCTCTAGAAGAGAAATTTCCAAATGAAGATATAATTAGTATTAGATTCACTGAACTTAAAAGAAAAGTCTTGGATTTAGAAGAGTTTGATGATGATGAAAAGTATTGTAATGAAAAAATATTAGAGGCCATTCAAGCAGCTTCGATTGCAGAAAGATCTTAA
- the rpsD gene encoding 30S ribosomal protein S4, whose translation MTTVINRKYRISRRLGVNLWGRAKDSVNKRKYPPGQHGILGFKKLSDFGKQFAAHKKFKFYYAISSKQLRRTFLDAYKRKGYTADNFIGALESRLSSVLYHSGFVPTIYSAKQLISHKHVTVNDKVVNISSYRVKPGDIVKIRERAAKIPILIEAEQKQERKAPDYLEADSKALSVKYLRAPQYSEVPYSADMEVNLVVEFYSR comes from the coding sequence ATGACAACTGTTATCAATAGAAAGTATAGAATCAGTCGCAGGCTTGGTGTAAACTTATGGGGTAGAGCAAAAGATTCGGTCAATAAAAGAAAATACCCTCCAGGTCAGCATGGTATTCTTGGATTTAAGAAGTTATCTGACTTTGGTAAGCAGTTTGCTGCACATAAAAAATTTAAGTTCTACTATGCAATTTCAAGCAAACAGCTTAGACGTACATTTTTAGATGCTTACAAAAGAAAAGGTTATACGGCTGATAATTTTATTGGTGCCTTAGAATCAAGGTTAAGTTCTGTTTTATATCACTCTGGTTTTGTGCCAACAATTTACTCGGCAAAACAGCTTATATCTCATAAGCATGTTACAGTTAATGATAAGGTGGTTAACATATCAAGTTATAGAGTGAAGCCTGGTGATATAGTAAAAATAAGGGAAAGAGCAGCAAAAATTCCTATATTAATAGAGGCTGAACAAAAACAAGAACGTAAGGCTCCAGATTATTTAGAGGCAGATAGCAAAGCACTTTCAGTGAAGTATTTGAGAGCGCCTCAATATTCCGAAGTCCCATATTCAGCAGACATGGAAGTCAATTTAGTAGTAGAATTTTACTCTAGATAA
- the tkt gene encoding transketolase, which yields MNHLLLKSMANAVRFLSIDAVQKANSGHPGMPLGMADVATVLFAKYLNHNPDDSQWISRDRFVLSNGHGSMLQYSILYLTGYISIDELKNFRQLTSKTPGHPEFGLTFGIEATTGPLGQGFATAVGMVLAESILAKQFEISHYTYVMLGDGCLMEGISHEAASLAGHLKLNKLIALFDDNDISIDGSTSLSCSDDVEKRFSAYGWNVDKIDGHDFDAISLAIEQAQKSDKPTLICCKTIIGKFSSRAGTSSAHSGAFTEEDVKQMREKLNWNYEPFYVPEDVKNAWMETVKRAKQNYTSLINEELQRRLEKRLPNNIESDLANLRKQICELMPNETTRSSFGRVMELLTKSMPELIGGSADLTGSNCTKYKHMQAIDSNNYSGSYVHYGVREHAMAACMNGMALHGGIIPYGGTFLVFSDYCRPAIRLSALMKQQVIYVMTHDSIGVGEDGPTHQPVEHLASLRVIPNLYVFRPADAIETLECISIALEKKESPALFALSRQNINYMHSYTDQLANLSKFGAYILCEYSGKLEVTIFATGSEVEIAVGAREKLQEKGVGTRVISMPCWRLFDEQSDEYKGVVLNNDSIKVAIEAGSEVGWHKYIGSNGIFIGMKNFGESAPYEALYKHFNISADYVVKCVCENAFYHSTAHKVT from the coding sequence ATGAATCATCTACTATTAAAATCCATGGCAAATGCTGTCCGCTTTTTATCAATTGATGCAGTACAAAAAGCAAATTCTGGACATCCAGGTATGCCACTTGGCATGGCAGATGTTGCCACTGTATTATTTGCTAAATATCTAAACCATAACCCTGATGATTCTCAATGGATCAGTAGAGATCGTTTCGTCCTATCAAATGGTCACGGTTCAATGTTGCAATACTCTATATTATATCTGACAGGCTACATTAGTATAGATGAACTAAAAAACTTCAGGCAACTTACATCAAAAACTCCAGGTCACCCAGAATTTGGCTTAACTTTTGGTATAGAAGCAACAACAGGCCCGCTTGGTCAGGGATTTGCCACTGCTGTTGGCATGGTACTTGCTGAATCGATTCTTGCAAAGCAGTTTGAAATCAGTCACTACACTTACGTAATGCTAGGAGATGGTTGTCTTATGGAAGGTATAAGCCATGAAGCAGCGTCCCTTGCTGGGCATCTTAAATTAAATAAGCTGATAGCACTTTTTGACGACAATGACATCTCTATAGACGGCTCTACTAGCCTCTCTTGCTCTGATGATGTAGAAAAGCGTTTTTCAGCGTATGGATGGAATGTTGACAAAATCGATGGGCATGACTTTGATGCTATATCCCTTGCAATAGAGCAGGCGCAAAAGTCTGATAAACCTACACTAATCTGTTGCAAAACTATTATCGGAAAATTTTCAAGCCGTGCTGGCACATCTTCTGCTCATAGTGGTGCCTTTACAGAGGAAGATGTAAAACAGATGAGAGAAAAATTGAATTGGAACTATGAACCATTTTATGTACCAGAAGATGTGAAAAACGCTTGGATGGAAACAGTTAAGAGGGCAAAACAAAACTATACATCCTTGATCAATGAAGAACTACAAAGAAGACTTGAGAAACGTTTGCCGAATAACATCGAGAGTGATTTGGCTAACCTGAGGAAACAAATATGTGAGCTCATGCCAAACGAAACTACTCGATCTTCTTTCGGCAGAGTAATGGAACTATTAACTAAGTCTATGCCAGAACTAATTGGTGGCTCTGCTGATCTTACCGGTTCAAATTGTACTAAATATAAGCACATGCAGGCAATAGATAGTAATAATTATAGTGGCTCTTATGTACACTATGGAGTGAGAGAGCACGCTATGGCAGCTTGTATGAATGGTATGGCTCTTCATGGTGGGATTATTCCTTATGGTGGAACTTTTTTAGTATTTTCCGACTACTGCCGCCCTGCTATACGTCTTTCAGCCTTGATGAAACAGCAGGTTATATATGTAATGACTCATGACTCAATTGGAGTAGGAGAAGATGGTCCAACTCACCAGCCAGTAGAGCATTTAGCCTCTTTGCGAGTTATACCAAATCTATATGTTTTTAGGCCAGCTGATGCAATTGAAACTTTAGAGTGCATTAGCATTGCACTTGAAAAAAAAGAGTCACCTGCACTATTTGCGCTTTCAAGGCAAAATATTAATTACATGCACTCTTATACTGACCAATTGGCCAACCTATCAAAATTTGGTGCATATATACTATGCGAATATTCAGGGAAGCTAGAAGTGACGATATTTGCTACCGGATCTGAAGTTGAAATTGCAGTTGGGGCAAGAGAAAAATTACAGGAAAAAGGTGTAGGTACAAGGGTCATTTCTATGCCGTGTTGGAGGCTTTTTGACGAGCAAAGTGATGAATATAAAGGGGTAGTATTAAATAATGACAGTATTAAAGTTGCAATTGAAGCTGGAAGTGAAGTGGGTTGGCATAAATATATAGGTTCAAACGGTATATTTATTGGCATGAAAAATTTTGGAGAATCAGCACCTTATGAAGCTCTTTATAAGCATTTTAATATTAGCGCTGATTATGTAGTAAAATGTGTTTGTGAAAACGCTTTTTATCATTCCACTGCGCATAAAGTTACTTAA
- a CDS encoding ATP-binding protein, with translation MNNIGDKGAKALADLKKINVKGIENFRIIDSFINRFTQSNSSIEIFDPAKSESKTTLDDIIIPESFKKELNKILGIIPERNKALLQKTGYKPEKGYLFYGPPGNGKTKIARAIACQANAKFISVSASEFLKSYVGEGEKYVREIFKKARANAPCIIFIDEIDCIATKRGSGGSSGHAQSCDSLVNQFLTELDGFNPLKGVTVIAATNRRDVLDKAFIRPGRLYNHIEIPLPDKAQRKDILDLYIKTFKDIEELEVKVNTEKLADKTDGFSGAELEYCKLKM, from the coding sequence TTGAACAACATTGGTGATAAAGGAGCAAAAGCTTTAGCTGATCTTAAAAAAATTAATGTTAAAGGTATAGAAAATTTTAGAATAATAGATAGTTTTATAAATAGATTCACACAAAGTAACTCTTCAATAGAAATTTTTGATCCAGCTAAATCGGAAAGTAAAACAACACTTGATGATATTATAATTCCAGAAAGCTTTAAAAAGGAGCTAAACAAGATTCTTGGTATTATTCCAGAAAGAAATAAAGCATTACTTCAAAAGACAGGTTACAAACCAGAAAAAGGCTATCTTTTTTATGGTCCACCCGGAAATGGTAAAACCAAAATTGCTCGTGCAATTGCATGTCAAGCTAATGCAAAGTTTATTAGTGTTTCTGCATCTGAATTTCTGAAATCGTATGTTGGTGAAGGTGAAAAGTACGTAAGAGAAATTTTTAAAAAGGCAAGAGCAAATGCTCCTTGTATAATTTTTATAGATGAAATTGATTGTATTGCTACAAAACGTGGTAGCGGTGGTAGTTCTGGTCATGCTCAATCATGCGACAGCCTTGTGAATCAGTTTTTAACCGAGCTCGATGGTTTCAACCCACTAAAAGGTGTAACAGTAATTGCTGCAACTAATCGTAGAGATGTTTTAGACAAAGCGTTTATTAGGCCAGGCCGTCTCTATAATCATATTGAAATTCCTTTACCAGATAAGGCCCAGCGTAAGGATATATTGGACTTATATATAAAAACATTTAAAGATATTGAAGAGTTGGAAGTTAAAGTAAATACTGAAAAACTTGCAGATAAAACTGATGGTTTCTCGGGAGCTGAGTTAGAATATTGTAAGTTGAAAATGTGA
- a CDS encoding leucine-rich repeat domain-containing protein codes for MDFSQFVQDDFLDLYSKTINISELVSFLQSNLSITKLSLKSCYIGDEGAKALANGNLTTLLHFM; via the coding sequence ATGGATTTTAGTCAATTTGTTCAAGACGACTTTCTTGATTTGTACTCGAAAACAATAAACATAAGTGAATTAGTAAGCTTTTTACAGAGCAATCTTAGTATTACAAAGCTTAGTTTAAAAAGCTGTTATATTGGTGATGAAGGAGCAAAAGCTTTAGCTAATGGTAATCTTACAACCTTACTTCACTTTATGTAA
- a CDS encoding ribose-phosphate diphosphokinase — MKVIIGSASKRLGDSIASGLNAQLFPNQVSRFADGEVNVEVANDLRDQEVYVVQSISSPVNDNLMELLLTIDAAKRSGAKRITAIIPYYGYSRQDRVIKNNNMQSALSAKLTANLIQTAGANSVAAIDLHSSQIEGFFDIPVTNLSCFEVFVNSIYKENLAIVAPDVGAIGRARAFAKILEEKHKLDNDIVVVDKYREKAGTSEVMNVIGEVANKNCVIVDDIVDSGGTLCNAALALKNRGAKSVVSCITHGILSGNAVEKISSSSLDKLVITDTVFHKFEKNDKIEVVSIANILICFMQGGKSAS; from the coding sequence ATGAAGGTAATAATAGGTAGCGCTAGTAAACGATTAGGAGATTCAATAGCAAGTGGGCTAAATGCTCAGCTATTCCCCAATCAGGTGTCAAGATTTGCCGATGGTGAGGTAAATGTAGAAGTAGCAAATGATCTACGTGATCAAGAAGTATACGTAGTACAATCTATTTCTTCCCCTGTAAATGATAACCTTATGGAGCTTCTGCTTACAATTGATGCAGCAAAGAGATCTGGAGCCAAGAGAATAACAGCTATTATTCCTTATTACGGATACAGTAGGCAGGATAGGGTTATTAAAAACAATAATATGCAATCTGCTTTAAGTGCTAAATTAACTGCAAATCTTATTCAAACAGCTGGTGCAAACAGTGTTGCTGCTATTGATTTGCATTCAAGTCAAATTGAAGGTTTTTTTGATATACCAGTTACTAATCTAAGCTGTTTTGAAGTATTTGTTAACTCTATATACAAGGAAAACTTGGCAATAGTTGCGCCTGATGTTGGAGCAATTGGCAGAGCTCGTGCTTTTGCAAAGATTTTAGAGGAAAAACACAAGTTGGATAATGATATTGTTGTAGTAGATAAATATAGAGAAAAAGCAGGTACATCTGAGGTAATGAATGTAATCGGAGAAGTTGCAAACAAAAATTGCGTCATTGTTGATGATATAGTTGACTCTGGCGGAACATTATGTAATGCAGCTCTTGCTTTAAAAAACCGAGGAGCAAAGTCTGTAGTTTCGTGCATTACACATGGAATACTTTCAGGAAATGCAGTTGAGAAAATCTCTTCCTCTTCTCTGGATAAATTAGTAATTACGGACACCGTATTTCACAAATTTGAAAAAAATGATAAGATAGAGGTTGTTTCAATTGCAAATATTTTAATTTGCTTTATGCAAGGAGGTAAAAGTGCCAGCTAG
- the gatC gene encoding Asp-tRNA(Asn)/Glu-tRNA(Gln) amidotransferase subunit GatC yields the protein MPARSTEDVITSLIEFANKRKITITKEEMLKTAQLVRIKLSDDEIQYYSKELTMLDWIHDTLLKVNTEGVSPMRYGTIDKDVHVRDGIINSQNIKEEILSNTKSEHGYFVVPKVIND from the coding sequence GTGCCAGCTAGATCAACAGAAGATGTTATCACTTCGTTAATAGAATTTGCAAATAAGAGAAAAATAACAATTACTAAGGAAGAAATGCTTAAAACTGCACAGCTTGTGAGGATTAAGTTATCCGATGATGAGATTCAATACTACTCAAAAGAACTGACAATGCTGGATTGGATACATGATACTTTGTTGAAAGTTAATACTGAAGGTGTTTCTCCTATGCGTTATGGAACTATAGATAAGGATGTCCATGTACGCGATGGTATTATAAATTCTCAAAACATTAAAGAAGAAATATTATCCAATACAAAATCGGAGCATGGGTATTTCGTAGTACCGAAGGTTATAAACGATTAA
- a CDS encoding Tol-Pal system protein TolB translates to MKLFVQLVLFISLFIPYSTKAVLYVDIKKSNIGNIDLVVSKCACKTEVESELSESITKVIETNLSNCGLFNVKRNTKVESWKSDTVVTVSLSEVSNRNLELSFRLSDSFTNRELLTQSVVFLVKDWRKISHLVSDVIHDRLIGEKGHFNTKITYIAEEKDSNYKSVRKIAVMNQDGSNIKYLTNGEEFVSTPRFSPNGKGIVYISYTNGKSYIILKNLKDNTESIISAFEGVISAPRFSPDGKSLFISHSLSGETNILSLDLSSKRTKKITKGSAISTSPSLSPDQKYMVFSSDISGSQQLYIIDFTKKSKKPKRISFGNGRYATPVWSPKGDLIAFTKIQSGKFYIGVMKPDGKEERLLSEGHKIESPAWLPNGREIIFTNAESPSNSKLYLVDLVKKNQKMVFTPTNASLPDWSYF, encoded by the coding sequence ATGAAGCTATTCGTTCAACTGGTGTTATTTATTTCGTTATTTATTCCTTATTCCACAAAAGCTGTTTTATATGTTGATATAAAAAAAAGCAATATTGGTAATATTGATCTTGTTGTATCTAAATGTGCATGCAAGACAGAAGTGGAAAGTGAGCTAAGTGAAAGCATCACAAAAGTAATTGAAACAAATCTATCTAATTGTGGCTTATTTAATGTGAAACGTAACACGAAAGTTGAGTCTTGGAAAAGCGATACTGTAGTCACAGTAAGTTTAAGTGAAGTATCAAACAGAAATTTAGAGCTATCTTTTCGTTTATCTGACAGCTTTACAAACAGAGAATTACTTACTCAGTCGGTTGTTTTTCTAGTAAAAGACTGGAGGAAAATTAGTCATCTTGTTTCAGATGTGATACACGATAGATTAATTGGTGAGAAAGGGCATTTCAATACAAAAATTACATATATCGCTGAAGAAAAAGATAGCAATTACAAATCCGTCCGTAAAATTGCTGTGATGAATCAAGATGGCAGTAATATAAAGTACTTAACAAATGGTGAGGAATTTGTGTCAACACCAAGATTTTCACCAAATGGAAAGGGTATTGTTTATATCTCATACACAAATGGTAAAAGTTATATAATATTAAAAAATTTAAAAGATAACACTGAATCAATAATCAGCGCATTTGAAGGAGTTATTTCTGCACCAAGATTTTCTCCTGATGGTAAATCTCTTTTTATTTCCCACTCATTGAGTGGTGAAACAAATATATTATCTCTAGACTTAAGCAGTAAACGAACAAAAAAAATTACTAAAGGTTCAGCTATAAGTACTTCTCCCTCTTTGTCTCCAGATCAAAAGTACATGGTTTTTAGTTCTGATATAAGTGGAAGTCAGCAACTATATATCATAGATTTCACTAAAAAAAGCAAAAAACCCAAGAGAATTAGTTTTGGAAATGGAAGATATGCTACACCTGTTTGGTCGCCAAAAGGAGATCTGATAGCTTTTACAAAAATTCAGTCAGGAAAATTTTACATAGGAGTTATGAAGCCAGATGGCAAAGAAGAGCGCTTGCTTTCAGAGGGACATAAAATTGAATCTCCGGCATGGCTACCAAATGGCAGAGAAATTATCTTTACTAACGCAGAATCACCAAGCAACTCTAAATTATATTTAGTAGATTTAGTAAAGAAAAATCAAAAAATGGTTTTTACTCCAACGAATGCTTCTTTACCAGATTGGTCTTATTTTTGA
- a CDS encoding ribonuclease J: protein MNINKNEFLFLPLGGVGRIGMNVSLYHYQGKWIMIDLGIGFADETMPGVELLIADVDFIAQRKKDLLGIIITHAHEDHCGAVPHLWEDLQCPIYTTKFTVNFLKEKLKEFRLEGVVPVKEVDINGSINLGPFTVEFINVTHSIPEANSILISTEAGSALHTGDWKFDPKPVVGLISNIERLKEIGDKGDLLAAICDSTNILSKHDPESESEIYDNIYNIIKRSKKLIAVSLFASNVARIETIAKAAQALNRKVVLLGRSLWRIVKVAQDSGYLTDSPEFLEAKEAVNFPREKLVLLCTGCQGEPLAATSRLANKSHQAFKMQQGDTIIFSSKIIPGNETRAHNMLNAFIEMGVEVITEKTENVHASGHPVKAELREMYSLIKPKIAIPVHGEYIHTDAHVKFAKECGVKKAIMIAPGDIVNLENGEKVSSIDVDYFGIDGTLLRHPECSVIKMRERMRDAGVIVVTAIVNKKNKLLAKPKIFAPGVFEAQEDAAIMQKIIEKVESAFSPQPIKKIRNKIESSIFSILKEYLLKRPIVEVQIEQV from the coding sequence ATGAACATAAACAAAAATGAGTTTTTATTTCTTCCTCTTGGAGGAGTAGGAAGAATTGGGATGAACGTTAGCCTATATCATTATCAAGGCAAGTGGATTATGATCGACCTTGGTATCGGTTTTGCAGATGAAACTATGCCAGGTGTTGAGCTACTCATTGCTGATGTAGATTTTATTGCTCAAAGAAAAAAAGATTTGCTTGGAATAATAATTACACATGCACATGAAGATCACTGTGGTGCAGTGCCTCATCTGTGGGAAGATTTGCAATGTCCCATATATACAACAAAGTTTACAGTTAATTTTCTCAAGGAGAAACTAAAGGAGTTTCGATTGGAAGGTGTGGTACCTGTGAAAGAGGTAGACATAAATGGCAGCATAAATTTGGGTCCTTTTACCGTTGAGTTTATAAATGTAACTCACTCAATTCCTGAGGCAAATTCAATATTAATTAGCACTGAAGCAGGTAGTGCACTTCATACTGGGGACTGGAAATTTGATCCAAAACCTGTTGTTGGATTAATTTCTAATATAGAGCGTTTAAAAGAAATTGGCGATAAAGGTGATCTACTTGCAGCAATTTGTGATTCAACAAACATACTGAGCAAACACGACCCTGAATCAGAAAGTGAAATTTATGATAATATTTACAATATAATAAAGCGGTCTAAAAAATTGATTGCTGTATCGCTATTTGCCTCAAATGTGGCGCGAATTGAGACTATCGCTAAAGCTGCACAAGCACTAAATAGAAAAGTGGTTTTACTTGGCAGATCTTTATGGAGAATAGTGAAAGTTGCTCAGGATAGTGGTTATTTAACTGATTCTCCTGAGTTTCTAGAAGCAAAGGAGGCAGTAAATTTTCCAAGGGAAAAGCTGGTGCTACTTTGCACAGGTTGTCAAGGTGAGCCACTGGCAGCAACCTCAAGGCTTGCTAATAAGAGTCATCAAGCATTTAAAATGCAGCAAGGTGATACCATAATCTTTTCATCAAAAATCATTCCTGGCAATGAAACTCGTGCACATAACATGCTCAATGCCTTTATTGAGATGGGAGTGGAAGTTATTACTGAAAAAACAGAGAATGTTCATGCTTCCGGACATCCAGTAAAAGCAGAGCTAAGGGAAATGTATTCTTTGATAAAACCTAAGATAGCTATTCCAGTTCATGGTGAGTATATTCATACGGATGCACATGTAAAGTTCGCTAAAGAGTGCGGTGTGAAAAAAGCAATAATGATTGCACCAGGTGATATTGTTAATTTGGAGAATGGAGAAAAAGTTAGTTCAATTGATGTTGACTACTTTGGTATTGATGGTACGTTGCTACGCCATCCAGAATGCAGCGTTATAAAGATGCGTGAGAGAATGAGAGATGCTGGGGTTATTGTAGTAACAGCAATTGTGAATAAGAAAAACAAATTGCTCGCTAAGCCAAAAATATTTGCACCTGGTGTTTTCGAAGCGCAAGAAGATGCAGCCATTATGCAAAAGATCATAGAGAAGGTTGAGTCAGCATTTAGTCCACAACCGATAAAAAAAATAAGAAATAAGATTGAAAGTTCAATATTTAGTATCTTAAAGGAATATTTACTAAAAAGACCTATAGTTGAAGTCCAAATAGAACAGGTATAG